A window of the Myxococcus fulvus genome harbors these coding sequences:
- a CDS encoding glycoside hydrolase family protein: protein MRRWLAPICIAFVLLLGCDPADPIKPGRPSTETDAGTQPPLTKSVKRGLAFDLATPEDLAAVSPGVSWWYNWSPQPHANVPTDFRTRYGMDFIPMLWNGNFDAARIEQMLLANPHIQYLLLLNEPNLTDQANMSPQAAARLWPRYESVAANTGVKLVGPGMNWGTLAGYSDPVVWLDAFYAAYRAENGNREPRIDYLAFHWYDYGLDGQLNRLTKYGKPFWVTEFANCHQQRDGAQIDSVAKQKAQMTEMVAVCERRADVFRYAWFTGRWTNDPCFASLLGPNGVLNELGQHYLSLPAQ from the coding sequence ATGAGACGCTGGCTCGCGCCAATCTGCATCGCGTTCGTCCTGCTGCTGGGCTGCGACCCGGCCGACCCCATCAAGCCGGGCCGGCCCTCCACGGAGACGGACGCGGGCACGCAGCCGCCGCTCACCAAGAGCGTCAAGCGCGGCCTCGCCTTCGACCTGGCCACGCCCGAGGACCTGGCCGCCGTCTCCCCGGGCGTGAGCTGGTGGTACAACTGGAGCCCCCAGCCGCACGCCAACGTGCCCACCGACTTCCGCACCCGCTACGGGATGGATTTCATCCCCATGCTGTGGAACGGGAACTTCGACGCCGCGCGCATCGAGCAGATGCTGCTCGCCAACCCCCACATCCAGTACCTGCTGCTGCTCAACGAGCCCAACCTGACGGACCAGGCCAACATGTCGCCGCAGGCCGCGGCCCGGCTGTGGCCCCGCTACGAGAGCGTCGCCGCCAACACGGGCGTGAAGCTGGTGGGCCCGGGGATGAACTGGGGGACGCTCGCCGGCTACTCGGACCCGGTGGTGTGGCTGGATGCCTTCTACGCCGCGTATCGCGCGGAGAACGGCAACCGGGAGCCGCGCATCGATTACCTGGCGTTCCACTGGTACGACTACGGGCTCGACGGGCAGCTCAACCGGCTGACGAAGTACGGCAAGCCGTTCTGGGTCACCGAGTTCGCCAACTGCCACCAGCAGCGGGACGGCGCGCAAATCGATTCCGTGGCGAAGCAGAAGGCGCAGATGACGGAGATGGTCGCCGTGTGCGAGCGGCGCGCGGACGTGTTCCGCTACGCCTGGTTCACGGGCCGTTGGACGAACGACCCGTGCTTCGCGAGCCTGCTGGGCCCCAACGGCGTGCTCAACGAGCTGGGCCAGCACTACCTCTCGCTGCCCGCGCAGTGA
- a CDS encoding DNA/RNA non-specific endonuclease, translating into MTTLRPTSRASTPSPSVSTESAPVNGLKAQDTSAWARSSAREVSISELQTKFGWTDQSWESGLLKAADQAGTKTRGGNGKVSAAEIQAYLTAPTDGRYLTSTALQQGRAALDAKLTQAGGSVKVDAFDPKWQDGLAKRADLLGGNGDGKVSQEELAAYIQKSKANQVDGTKWVPDQQMAAFQSRVAEAAGEVDPLRPKGGAGKGLEMVKQYSRLMLDEGKNLPTFVSHMLSAADIHETPVEVNRNKSTFVRDPSLPLTGITDSDYNNTGFDRGHMKPAEDSPTQEAMNESHQMTNIAPQYGNHNQQVWRTLERGIHELVEQTGGKAYIVTGNLFLDDKGKPLPKDEIATTGAKDRKIAVPTHNFKTVLLELPNGNLTMFAYMVPNLKDGPSKKEAIVPLLEDARVPVDRIEQLLGQDLYAQLPKGIQNQLEKDSKAPGAFQLEGSQYESMTLLTQR; encoded by the coding sequence ATGACGACGCTGCGACCCACTTCTCGTGCCAGCACCCCGTCGCCCTCGGTGTCCACCGAGTCCGCGCCCGTCAATGGCCTCAAGGCCCAGGACACCAGCGCCTGGGCTCGCTCCAGCGCCCGCGAGGTCTCCATCTCCGAGCTGCAGACCAAGTTCGGCTGGACGGACCAGAGCTGGGAGTCGGGCCTCTTGAAGGCGGCGGACCAGGCGGGCACCAAGACGCGCGGCGGCAACGGCAAGGTCTCCGCGGCCGAAATCCAGGCCTACCTCACCGCGCCCACCGACGGCCGCTACCTCACCTCCACCGCGCTCCAGCAGGGCCGCGCCGCGCTCGACGCGAAGCTCACCCAGGCCGGCGGCTCCGTGAAGGTGGATGCCTTCGACCCGAAGTGGCAGGACGGGCTCGCCAAGCGCGCCGACCTGCTGGGTGGCAACGGCGACGGCAAGGTCAGCCAGGAAGAGCTCGCGGCCTACATCCAGAAGTCCAAGGCCAACCAGGTGGACGGCACGAAGTGGGTGCCCGACCAGCAGATGGCCGCCTTCCAGAGCCGCGTCGCGGAGGCCGCCGGTGAGGTGGACCCGCTGCGCCCCAAGGGTGGTGCGGGCAAGGGCCTGGAGATGGTGAAGCAGTACTCGCGGCTGATGCTGGACGAAGGCAAGAACCTGCCCACCTTCGTCAGCCACATGCTCTCCGCCGCGGACATCCACGAGACGCCCGTGGAGGTGAACCGCAACAAGAGCACCTTCGTGCGCGACCCGTCGCTGCCGCTCACGGGCATCACCGACTCGGACTACAACAACACCGGCTTCGACCGCGGGCACATGAAGCCCGCGGAGGACTCGCCCACGCAGGAGGCGATGAACGAAAGCCACCAGATGACCAACATCGCCCCCCAGTACGGCAACCACAACCAGCAGGTGTGGCGCACGCTGGAGCGGGGCATCCACGAGCTGGTGGAGCAGACGGGCGGCAAGGCCTACATCGTCACGGGCAACCTCTTCCTCGACGACAAGGGCAAGCCCCTGCCGAAGGACGAGATTGCGACCACGGGCGCGAAGGACCGGAAGATCGCCGTCCCCACGCACAACTTCAAGACGGTGCTGCTGGAGCTGCCCAACGGCAACCTGACGATGTTCGCGTACATGGTGCCGAACCTGAAGGATGGCCCCTCGAAGAAGGAGGCCATCGTCCCGCTGTTGGAGGACGCGCGCGTGCCGGTGGACCGCATCGAGCAGCTGCTCGGTCAGGACCTGTACGCCCAGCTCCCCAAGGGCATCCAGAACCAGCTGGAGAAGGACTCGAAGGCCCCCGGCGCGTTCCAGCTCGAGGGCAGCCAGTACGAGTCCATGACGCTGCTGACGCAGCGCTGA
- a CDS encoding gamma-glutamylcyclotransferase, with amino-acid sequence MSAATPSPRSWFAYSVDLSPVTARERLPGLPALPALPDGELVEALDVDLVYDVPSPAWGGKVARLVDAPGKKLPGVLRRLSLEAWDAVSRLESLIAEASTSRPVKVRTATGALLSAHAFTPPPRATPAPQGPISEAFLVTLALAAERAGLAADYVERLQAEAQIVGTLQQAKADARTVQAPQGKKP; translated from the coding sequence ATGTCCGCCGCCACGCCCTCGCCGCGCTCCTGGTTCGCCTACTCCGTCGACCTGTCCCCGGTGACGGCGCGTGAGCGCCTGCCGGGGCTGCCGGCCCTGCCCGCGCTGCCCGACGGCGAGCTGGTCGAGGCCCTGGATGTGGACCTCGTCTACGACGTTCCCTCGCCGGCCTGGGGCGGCAAGGTGGCCCGGCTGGTGGATGCCCCGGGCAAGAAGCTCCCCGGCGTGCTGCGCCGCCTCTCCCTGGAGGCGTGGGACGCGGTGAGCCGGCTGGAGTCGCTGATCGCCGAGGCCTCCACCTCCCGCCCCGTCAAGGTGCGCACCGCCACCGGCGCGCTGCTCTCCGCCCACGCCTTCACGCCCCCACCCAGGGCCACCCCCGCCCCCCAGGGCCCCATCAGCGAGGCCTTCCTCGTCACGCTGGCCCTGGCCGCCGAGCGCGCGGGGCTCGCCGCCGACTACGTCGAGCGCCTCCAGGCCGAGGCGCAGATCGTCGGCACGCTCCAGCAGGCGAAGGCGGACGCACGGACCGTCCAGGCGCCCCAGGGCAAGAAGCCATAG
- a CDS encoding M28 family metallopeptidase encodes MASKISDTPRPLPTASSRAPAAKAPPPPENKAKAPDLSWNKDRFETGSTQPLPRLPAPQLPQLPAPLPLPLPQLPAPVPPPPCQGPVEPTPETPTEPAPNLADADPMTHIAYLASDELQGRDSPSPGLDAASAYVQAHVEKYGLVGPNVNSPENPFQQRFDVFSFLGNPDANHVHGGDEHKAHKEFGHKLFEEGFYLEEGMPQETLAMLNKKYESAMKAEGQPLTPARNGGMRSVEELRALATESGQAVNTMALLPGSGPHKDEVIVVMAHLDHVGTDRRGNVHNGADDNASGSAVLMAAVPELAEAAKRGELDRSVLFIWTGAEEKGLVGSQYFVDHPIPGLGTEQITGVINVDMVGRWDDQRLSVVDTDRRGQANYFRDVVEQANAQLPDPFDRINRDINMYRDRQDGAVFGRKGEDVLFLFEGLSNPKGGGDLIPEYHEPEDDIDLILRDNGGEKPRRVKDLMVNVIELAANRTTEE; translated from the coding sequence ATGGCCTCGAAGATCAGCGACACGCCTCGCCCCCTGCCCACCGCGTCGTCGCGAGCCCCGGCCGCGAAGGCCCCTCCGCCGCCCGAGAACAAGGCGAAGGCGCCCGACTTGAGCTGGAACAAGGACCGCTTCGAGACCGGCTCCACCCAGCCGCTGCCCCGCCTCCCCGCGCCCCAGCTTCCGCAGCTGCCGGCCCCGCTGCCCCTGCCGCTCCCGCAGCTGCCGGCGCCCGTGCCCCCGCCTCCCTGCCAGGGCCCGGTGGAGCCCACGCCGGAGACGCCCACCGAGCCCGCGCCGAACCTCGCGGACGCGGACCCGATGACGCACATCGCGTACCTGGCCTCGGACGAGCTGCAGGGGCGTGACAGCCCGTCACCCGGGCTCGACGCGGCCTCCGCCTACGTGCAGGCCCACGTCGAGAAGTACGGCCTCGTGGGCCCCAACGTGAACAGCCCCGAGAACCCGTTCCAGCAGCGCTTCGACGTGTTCTCGTTCCTGGGCAACCCGGACGCGAACCACGTGCACGGCGGCGACGAGCACAAGGCGCACAAGGAGTTCGGCCACAAGCTCTTCGAGGAGGGCTTCTACCTGGAGGAGGGCATGCCCCAGGAGACGCTGGCCATGCTCAACAAGAAGTACGAGAGCGCGATGAAGGCCGAGGGCCAGCCGCTCACGCCGGCGCGCAACGGCGGCATGCGCAGCGTCGAGGAGCTGCGCGCGCTGGCGACGGAGTCCGGGCAGGCGGTCAACACCATGGCGCTCCTGCCGGGCTCGGGTCCGCACAAGGATGAGGTCATCGTGGTGATGGCCCACCTGGACCACGTGGGAACGGACCGTCGGGGCAACGTCCACAACGGCGCGGACGACAACGCGTCTGGCAGCGCGGTGCTGATGGCGGCGGTGCCGGAGCTGGCCGAGGCCGCCAAGCGCGGCGAGCTGGACCGCTCCGTGCTCTTCATCTGGACGGGCGCCGAGGAGAAGGGCCTGGTCGGCTCGCAGTACTTCGTGGACCACCCGATTCCGGGCCTGGGCACCGAGCAGATCACCGGCGTCATCAACGTGGACATGGTGGGCCGCTGGGATGACCAGCGCCTGTCCGTCGTCGACACGGACCGCCGCGGGCAGGCGAACTACTTCCGCGACGTGGTGGAGCAGGCCAACGCGCAGCTGCCCGACCCGTTCGACCGCATCAACCGCGACATCAACATGTATCGGGACCGGCAGGACGGCGCCGTCTTCGGCCGCAAGGGCGAGGACGTGCTCTTCCTCTTCGAGGGCCTGTCCAACCCGAAGGGCGGCGGCGACCTCATCCCCGAGTACCACGAGCCCGAGGACGACATCGACCTCATCCTCCGTGACAACGGTGGCGAGAAGCCCCGTCGCGTGAAGGACCTGATGGTCAACGTCATCGAGCTCGCCGCGAACCGCACGACCGAGGAGTAG
- a CDS encoding LysR family transcriptional regulator → MPSPLVETRHLLLLAALEELGSLNAAARKLHLSPSALSQQLRELEDRLGGPLFHRQWRRLEPTSAGRRLTEAARSVLSELVRAEAETRELLSGASGTLRVATACLQSYRWLPELLRGFTRNWPGLEVTIVAEAGEAPTEWLLSRRLDVALVAGEARPGPRIQVEPLFRDEMVAVVGREHAWATSRRKEVEVRALAEEHVWVDEGALAAHTPLGRAFAKAGNLSPRKVTLIPMTGGLALEMVRANLGVTVLPQWAVAPQLAEGGLHAVRVGPRGLWLDWAVATRAGEREPALSAFVDALRAHHPGPRGRVIRRR, encoded by the coding sequence ATGCCGAGCCCGCTCGTGGAGACACGTCACCTCTTGTTGCTCGCCGCGCTCGAAGAGCTGGGCAGCCTCAACGCCGCCGCGCGCAAGCTCCACCTGTCTCCGTCCGCGCTGAGCCAGCAGCTCCGGGAGCTGGAGGACCGGCTCGGGGGCCCGCTGTTCCATCGTCAGTGGCGACGGCTGGAGCCGACCTCCGCGGGCAGGCGCCTCACCGAGGCCGCGCGCTCGGTGCTGAGCGAGCTGGTCCGGGCCGAGGCGGAGACGCGGGAGCTGTTGAGCGGCGCCAGCGGCACGCTCCGGGTGGCGACCGCGTGCCTCCAGTCCTACCGCTGGCTCCCGGAGCTTTTGCGTGGCTTCACCCGGAACTGGCCCGGCCTGGAGGTCACCATCGTCGCGGAGGCGGGGGAGGCTCCCACCGAGTGGCTGCTGTCGCGCAGGCTCGACGTCGCGCTCGTGGCGGGGGAGGCCCGGCCCGGTCCCCGCATCCAGGTGGAGCCGCTCTTCCGGGACGAGATGGTCGCAGTGGTGGGGCGGGAGCATGCGTGGGCCACCTCGCGTCGCAAGGAGGTCGAGGTCCGGGCCCTCGCCGAGGAGCACGTCTGGGTCGACGAGGGCGCGCTCGCGGCGCACACGCCGCTGGGCCGGGCGTTCGCGAAGGCGGGCAACCTCTCGCCACGCAAGGTGACGCTCATCCCCATGACGGGGGGCCTGGCGCTGGAGATGGTCCGCGCCAACCTGGGGGTCACCGTGCTGCCCCAGTGGGCCGTGGCGCCCCAGCTCGCCGAGGGAGGGCTGCACGCCGTACGGGTCGGGCCTCGGGGCCTCTGGCTGGACTGGGCGGTGGCGACCCGGGCAGGAGAGCGGGAGCCGGCGCTGAGCGCCTTCGTGGACGCCCTGCGCGCCCACCACCCCGGTCCCCGGGGCCGGGTGATCCGCCGCCGCTGA
- a CDS encoding nuclear transport factor 2 family protein: MNRHLHTPLAALLLTLLGCAGTTAGGPLASRSTSPDTSNVEAWPVEHLAVRSLIERFADAANHQDWKTTESLFTEDAVWEVKAAPPMGWTFEGRDAIREGMTSNTARVELRVQSVTPIVVHVQGPERATARSTLDEVLRIKQTGKYLRVVGTYSDQFVKQDGQWRFSRRTFEFRYEEELGAPSGGGR, from the coding sequence ATGAATCGCCACCTGCACACGCCCCTCGCGGCGCTCCTCCTCACCCTGCTCGGCTGCGCGGGCACGACGGCGGGCGGCCCCCTGGCCTCCCGGTCCACGTCTCCGGACACCTCGAACGTCGAGGCATGGCCCGTCGAGCACCTCGCGGTGCGCTCGCTCATCGAGCGCTTCGCGGACGCGGCCAACCACCAGGACTGGAAGACCACGGAGTCGCTCTTCACCGAGGACGCGGTCTGGGAGGTGAAGGCCGCGCCGCCCATGGGCTGGACGTTCGAGGGACGTGACGCCATCCGCGAGGGCATGACGAGCAACACGGCGCGCGTCGAGCTGCGCGTCCAGAGCGTCACGCCCATCGTCGTCCACGTGCAGGGCCCCGAGCGAGCCACCGCGCGCTCCACCCTGGACGAGGTCCTCCGCATCAAGCAGACGGGGAAGTACCTGCGGGTGGTCGGCACCTACTCCGACCAGTTCGTGAAGCAAGACGGCCAGTGGCGCTTCTCCCGGAGGACCTTCGAGTTCCGCTACGAGGAGGAGCTCGGCGCGCCCTCGGGAGGTGGGCGATGA
- a CDS encoding SDR family NAD(P)-dependent oxidoreductase has protein sequence MSAASTPRVALVTGASAGLGRAIASRLGEEGWTVGLVARRRERLEVLAGELRALGAQAHVLAGDLRDSRFAQQAVDTLVRFTGRLDLLVNNAGAPTSSREPVATDAELDAAFALNVRAAYRLSQLALPHLRATRGCVVNIGSAGVARTVPLDLMYLVSKGAVETLSRGLAKTWAPLGVRVNTVSPGLVETEILQATGMSREDGHAHFLQARAAMQPLPHEGQPGDVAHAVSFLASPQAAFITGATLHVDGGMSLGG, from the coding sequence ATGAGCGCCGCGTCGACACCGCGCGTGGCGCTCGTCACGGGGGCCAGCGCCGGACTGGGGCGAGCCATCGCCTCGCGGCTGGGCGAGGAGGGATGGACGGTGGGACTGGTGGCGCGTCGACGGGAGCGATTGGAGGTGCTCGCGGGAGAGCTTCGCGCGCTGGGCGCCCAGGCCCATGTGCTCGCGGGAGACCTCCGGGATTCACGATTCGCCCAGCAGGCCGTGGACACGTTGGTGCGATTCACGGGGCGACTGGACCTCCTGGTCAACAACGCGGGCGCGCCCACGTCGTCACGGGAGCCCGTGGCCACGGACGCGGAGCTCGACGCGGCGTTCGCCCTGAATGTCCGCGCCGCCTACCGGTTGTCCCAGCTGGCGCTGCCCCACCTGAGGGCCACGCGGGGCTGCGTCGTGAACATCGGCTCCGCGGGCGTGGCGCGCACGGTGCCGCTGGACCTCATGTACCTGGTGAGCAAGGGCGCCGTGGAGACGCTGTCGCGGGGGCTCGCCAAGACGTGGGCGCCGCTCGGCGTGCGGGTGAACACCGTGTCCCCGGGGCTCGTGGAGACGGAGATCCTCCAGGCCACCGGGATGTCCCGGGAGGACGGGCACGCGCACTTCCTCCAGGCACGCGCGGCGATGCAGCCGCTGCCCCATGAAGGCCAGCCGGGGGACGTGGCCCACGCGGTGTCGTTCCTCGCCTCGCCCCAGGCCGCGTTCATCACCGGGGCCACGCTGCATGTCGACGGCGGCATGTCGCTGGGAGGATGA
- a CDS encoding GFA family protein, whose amino-acid sequence MKKTYVGGCHCGAVRYEADVDLSQGTYKCNCSICTKARLWQSVIGPEDFRLLAGEAALTEYQSRTKQLHHLFCKHCGVHAFGWGDDTELGKYYTVKVNCLDNVDLDELMRSPITYVNGRDDDFTKPPAEVRHL is encoded by the coding sequence GTGAAGAAGACGTACGTCGGCGGCTGTCACTGTGGAGCGGTCCGGTACGAAGCGGATGTCGACTTGAGCCAGGGCACCTACAAGTGCAACTGCTCCATCTGCACCAAGGCGAGGCTGTGGCAGTCCGTCATCGGCCCCGAGGACTTCCGGCTCCTGGCCGGTGAGGCCGCGCTCACCGAGTACCAGTCCCGCACCAAGCAGCTCCATCACCTGTTCTGCAAGCACTGCGGCGTGCACGCGTTCGGCTGGGGCGACGACACGGAGCTGGGCAAGTACTACACCGTCAAGGTCAACTGTCTGGACAACGTGGACCTGGACGAGCTGATGCGCTCGCCCATCACCTACGTCAACGGACGCGACGACGACTTCACGAAGCCCCCGGCCGAGGTCCGGCACCTCTGA
- a CDS encoding LysE family translocator: MDLTLWATFTLTMALFAITPGPAVLLVVSQAMSRGFRAGMSATLGIQAGNAVYFLVSVAGLGAALATSRIAFNAIRYAGAAYLVYLGVSTLWAAKQSLTLAERPKPPLWQGAFVQGFAKQLANPKSILFFGSLLPQFVQPGPHAGLQFTVYGVSCIVVEVPVLAGYAWLGVAGGRVSSSPRAQVWRERLSGLALIGIGVVLITMRPPA; encoded by the coding sequence ATGGACCTCACGCTCTGGGCCACCTTCACGCTGACGATGGCGCTCTTCGCCATCACTCCGGGACCCGCCGTCTTGCTGGTGGTCTCGCAAGCGATGTCGCGGGGCTTCCGGGCGGGGATGAGCGCGACGCTGGGCATCCAGGCCGGCAACGCCGTGTACTTCCTCGTCTCCGTGGCGGGCCTGGGCGCCGCGCTGGCCACCTCGCGAATCGCCTTCAACGCCATCCGCTACGCGGGCGCCGCCTACCTCGTCTACCTGGGCGTGAGCACGCTGTGGGCCGCGAAGCAGAGCCTCACGCTGGCCGAGCGCCCCAAGCCGCCCCTGTGGCAGGGCGCCTTCGTGCAGGGCTTCGCCAAGCAGCTCGCCAACCCCAAGTCCATCCTGTTCTTCGGCTCGCTGCTGCCGCAGTTCGTCCAGCCGGGGCCGCACGCGGGGCTGCAGTTCACCGTGTACGGCGTCTCCTGCATCGTGGTGGAGGTGCCGGTGCTCGCCGGGTACGCCTGGCTGGGCGTCGCCGGAGGCCGCGTGTCCAGCTCACCGCGCGCCCAGGTCTGGCGGGAGCGGCTGTCGGGCCTGGCGCTCATCGGCATCGGCGTGGTGCTCATCACGATGCGGCCACCCGCCTGA
- a CDS encoding DUF418 domain-containing protein, protein MSEPVVVSSPPSAEARPVDVGERVTLLDALRGFALCGVFVSNSAAWFSGRVLMPPQEARALTAPLFETVINNLYLFFVNQKFVTLFSFLFGLGFSIQMSRAEKRGDSITRLYARRLLVLLGLGLFHQYVIWVGDILHTYALVGFLLLLFRKASNKTVLIWAVLCMAVIPSTVQLLSHHIPIWLHGAEAAKATATATRAAELAARTRLLEAYSSDSLWTAMLGGMRFNVETFLQPNRLVWMSFALGRFLFGLLAGRLLLLQDIEGNRPIHHRLLFWGLFLGVIGNGLGLVLWRLRSLGLMDQMSRDTSILLNQVQELGCLFLGAAYVAIFALLSRRGWVQRVFAVLMPVGRMALTNYLLQSMVSVFIYNGWGLGLLTKLPPSRVIFLSLGIFAVQIVLSHLWLSRFRFGPVEWLWRSLTYGRAQPLRLQAGKGEVGTAVS, encoded by the coding sequence ATGTCCGAGCCCGTTGTCGTTTCCTCGCCGCCCTCCGCCGAGGCTCGCCCGGTGGACGTCGGTGAGCGCGTCACGCTGTTGGATGCCCTGCGAGGCTTTGCCCTCTGCGGTGTGTTCGTCTCCAACAGCGCGGCCTGGTTCAGTGGTCGGGTGCTGATGCCGCCCCAGGAGGCGCGCGCGCTGACGGCGCCGCTCTTCGAGACCGTCATCAACAACCTCTACCTGTTCTTCGTGAACCAGAAGTTCGTGACGCTGTTCTCGTTCCTCTTCGGCCTGGGCTTCAGCATCCAGATGTCCCGCGCGGAGAAGCGGGGCGACTCCATCACCCGGCTCTATGCCCGGCGTCTGCTGGTGCTGCTGGGCCTGGGCCTGTTCCATCAGTACGTCATCTGGGTGGGCGACATCCTGCACACCTACGCGCTGGTGGGCTTCCTGCTCCTGTTGTTCCGCAAGGCCTCGAACAAGACGGTGCTCATCTGGGCCGTGCTGTGCATGGCGGTGATACCCAGCACCGTCCAACTGCTCTCACACCACATCCCCATCTGGCTCCACGGCGCGGAGGCCGCGAAGGCCACGGCGACGGCCACACGCGCGGCGGAGCTGGCGGCGCGCACGCGCCTCCTGGAGGCGTACTCGAGTGACTCGCTCTGGACGGCGATGCTCGGTGGCATGCGCTTCAACGTGGAGACCTTCCTGCAGCCCAACCGCCTCGTCTGGATGAGCTTCGCGTTGGGCCGCTTCCTCTTCGGGCTGCTGGCGGGGCGGCTGTTGTTGCTCCAGGACATCGAGGGCAACCGGCCCATTCACCACCGCCTGTTGTTCTGGGGCCTCTTCCTCGGCGTCATCGGCAACGGCCTGGGGCTGGTGCTCTGGCGGCTGCGCTCGCTGGGGTTGATGGACCAGATGAGCCGTGACACGTCCATCCTGCTCAACCAGGTGCAGGAACTCGGCTGCCTCTTCCTGGGCGCGGCCTACGTCGCCATCTTCGCGCTCCTGTCCCGGCGTGGTTGGGTCCAGCGCGTCTTCGCCGTGCTGATGCCCGTGGGCCGCATGGCGCTCACGAACTACCTGTTGCAGTCGATGGTGAGCGTCTTCATCTACAACGGCTGGGGGCTGGGGCTCCTCACGAAGCTGCCGCCGTCACGGGTCATCTTCCTGTCGCTCGGCATCTTCGCGGTGCAAATCGTCCTCAGTCACCTGTGGCTCTCCCGCTTCCGCTTCGGACCGGTGGAGTGGCTGTGGCGCTCGCTCACCTACGGCCGTGCCCAGCCGCTTCGACTGCAGGCAGGGAAGGGGGAGGTGGGGACAGCGGTGTCGTGA
- the ypfJ gene encoding KPN_02809 family neutral zinc metallopeptidase → MRWQGGRRSSNLEDRRGAGLGRPLAVGGGAASLVVALLVMLLGGDPSVVTTPSGGRGPSSDYGTGGSGVPDDPRQAELKDFVSVILADTEDTWPGLLEPHGVEYVDPRLVLFSGAVRSACGLQESAVGPFYCPPDQRVYLDLDFFEELDRRFGAPGDFAQAYVVAHEVGHHVQNLLGISRQVQAARQRASPEDGNALSVLQELQADCFAGIWAHHAQRERQILEAGDVEEGLGAASAIGDDTLQRRAQGHVVPESFTHGSSAQRVEWFNRGLTQGTLEACDTFGAQSVPRRRR, encoded by the coding sequence ATGCGGTGGCAGGGAGGACGTCGCAGCTCCAATCTGGAGGACCGGCGCGGTGCGGGGTTGGGACGCCCGCTCGCGGTGGGCGGCGGGGCGGCGTCGCTGGTGGTGGCGCTGCTGGTGATGTTGCTCGGGGGAGACCCCTCGGTCGTCACCACGCCGAGCGGTGGACGCGGGCCGTCCAGCGACTACGGCACGGGCGGCTCGGGCGTGCCCGATGACCCGCGGCAGGCCGAGCTCAAGGACTTCGTCTCCGTCATCCTGGCGGACACGGAGGACACCTGGCCGGGGCTCCTGGAGCCGCACGGGGTCGAGTACGTGGACCCGCGGCTGGTGCTCTTCTCCGGCGCGGTGCGCTCCGCCTGCGGGTTGCAGGAGAGCGCGGTGGGGCCCTTCTACTGTCCACCGGACCAGCGCGTGTACCTGGACCTGGACTTCTTCGAGGAGCTGGACCGCCGCTTCGGCGCGCCGGGTGACTTCGCGCAGGCCTACGTGGTGGCGCACGAGGTGGGGCACCACGTGCAGAACCTGCTGGGCATCTCGCGTCAGGTGCAGGCCGCGCGGCAGCGCGCGTCGCCGGAGGATGGCAACGCGCTGTCGGTGCTCCAGGAACTCCAGGCGGACTGCTTCGCCGGCATCTGGGCGCATCATGCCCAGCGTGAGCGGCAGATTCTGGAGGCGGGTGACGTGGAGGAGGGGCTGGGCGCCGCGTCCGCCATCGGCGACGACACGCTCCAGCGCCGCGCCCAGGGGCACGTCGTCCCCGAATCGTTCACCCACGGCTCGTCCGCGCAGCGCGTCGAGTGGTTCAATCGGGGCCTGACGCAGGGAACGCTCGAGGCGTGTGACACCTTCGGGGCCCAATCGGTTCCACGCCGTCGTCGCTGA